In one Leptospira stimsonii genomic region, the following are encoded:
- a CDS encoding DUF192 domain-containing protein, protein MFPLRFKFFFIFLFLLTISYNVSARDIEKITIYVDEHPLLVEVVNTPADRARGLMYRKSMGENEGMLFVFSEPDYLSFWMKNTLIPLSIAYFNRDKRITDIHDMKPNQTKELYHSSEKVLFALEVNQGWFAKRNIGKFGVLKIPDRVKATQ, encoded by the coding sequence ATGTTCCCACTTCGATTCAAATTCTTTTTCATTTTCCTTTTTCTTCTCACGATTTCATACAACGTATCTGCGAGAGATATAGAAAAAATCACGATCTATGTGGACGAACATCCTCTTCTTGTCGAAGTAGTCAATACCCCGGCAGACCGTGCTCGTGGTTTGATGTATCGAAAGTCGATGGGGGAAAACGAAGGAATGCTCTTCGTCTTTTCAGAACCGGATTATTTGAGTTTTTGGATGAAGAATACTTTGATTCCGCTGAGTATCGCGTATTTCAATCGTGACAAGAGAATTACGGACATTCACGATATGAAGCCGAATCAGACGAAGGAACTCTATCATTCAAGCGAGAAGGTTTTGTTTGCTCTTGAAGTGAATCAGGGGTGGTTTGCGAAAAGGAACATAGGCAAGTTCGGAGTTCTAAAAATTCCGGATCGTGTAAAAGCGACTCAATAA
- a CDS encoding DUF3332 domain-containing protein → MQQSKFRKSLVVLLIPMITLISFANCFGKFAIVKKVYDVNESFNIGSGLLAKIIKTLVMYFPFSILYAVGFFFDIILFNLIEFWSGSNPVGYNEYDQDGKFVKTFENQGEKLTLTYSNFGSRLDLQVEKEGKTQFLSTLRSEPGKFFVEKDGKLEEIAVSAETIGSKTILKMAEQGKLKSTKVIETKTLNELEAKLTAEAL, encoded by the coding sequence ATGCAACAAAGTAAGTTTCGTAAATCTCTCGTCGTTCTCCTCATTCCGATGATCACCTTGATTTCTTTTGCTAATTGTTTTGGTAAATTCGCCATCGTCAAAAAAGTCTATGACGTAAACGAAAGTTTCAATATCGGAAGCGGACTACTTGCAAAGATCATCAAAACTCTCGTTATGTATTTTCCCTTCAGCATTCTCTATGCAGTGGGCTTTTTCTTTGACATCATTCTTTTCAACCTGATCGAATTCTGGTCCGGAAGCAACCCGGTAGGTTACAATGAATACGATCAAGATGGAAAATTCGTAAAAACCTTCGAAAACCAAGGTGAGAAGCTGACTTTAACGTATTCTAATTTTGGAAGCAGACTGGATCTTCAGGTGGAAAAGGAAGGAAAGACACAATTTCTTTCCACTCTTCGTTCCGAACCCGGAAAGTTTTTCGTTGAGAAAGACGGGAAACTCGAAGAAATCGCCGTGAGCGCGGAAACGATCGGTTCCAAAACCATTTTGAAGATGGCGGAACAAGGAAAATTAAAATCTACAAAAGTAATCGAAACCAAAACGTTAAACGAATTGGAAGCGAAGCTGACAGCAGAAGCCCTTTAA
- a CDS encoding MBOAT family O-acyltransferase gives MLFPTLEFFVFFVFVFLIYWYIIPYFFGKDSKALTVTHSFLLIVSYYFYMSWDWRFGGLILLSTVIDFVLAERIHQTENKETKFVLITISLVLNLVFILGFFKYYNFFANSINLFLGTFGIGNSLPILNIILPVGISFYTFQSLSYTIDVYRGQILPEKSFLRFALFVSFFPQLVAGPIVTARTFLPQMETMKNITEIPFRKATRYFILGYIKKVVLSDNVSPIVDLIFANPENYGTAALWLAATLFMIQIYCDFSGYTDMAYSAALLLGYELPENFRMPFTARSITEYWRRWHITLSTWLRDYVYISLGGNRAGAFRHRFNLWFTMFIAGFWHGANWTFIVWGSCQGTLLLIEAMYGSIKEKHFPHFRLLPEKFLAPIQIFLANFVSVAVGTCFRAESLMKEWIMVKRMFLFTEGGLRPYMLKTGIPVIIAVFVGQWLGYLIFEKKKSWNIPVWFEFAFYPILFVGLALLTPDLEVPFIYFQF, from the coding sequence TTGCTTTTTCCTACTTTAGAATTTTTTGTATTTTTTGTCTTCGTATTCCTGATCTACTGGTATATAATTCCCTATTTCTTCGGGAAAGACTCGAAAGCTCTCACCGTTACGCATAGTTTTCTTCTCATCGTTAGCTACTATTTTTATATGAGCTGGGATTGGAGATTCGGAGGATTGATTCTTCTTTCCACCGTAATCGATTTCGTTCTTGCGGAAAGAATCCACCAAACCGAGAACAAGGAAACCAAATTCGTTCTCATCACGATCAGTTTGGTTCTCAATCTCGTTTTTATTCTCGGTTTTTTTAAATACTATAATTTCTTCGCGAATTCGATCAATTTATTTCTTGGAACGTTCGGAATCGGAAATTCTCTTCCGATCTTGAATATCATTCTTCCTGTAGGAATTTCGTTTTATACGTTCCAATCTTTGAGTTATACGATCGACGTCTATCGAGGTCAGATTCTTCCGGAAAAAAGCTTTTTGAGATTCGCACTTTTTGTTTCTTTTTTTCCTCAACTCGTCGCGGGTCCGATCGTAACGGCGAGGACGTTTCTTCCGCAGATGGAAACGATGAAGAATATAACGGAGATTCCGTTTCGCAAAGCGACCCGTTATTTCATCCTGGGTTATATCAAAAAAGTTGTGCTTTCGGATAACGTGTCACCGATCGTAGATTTGATCTTCGCGAATCCAGAAAATTACGGAACGGCGGCACTCTGGCTTGCGGCCACTTTGTTTATGATTCAGATCTATTGTGATTTCAGCGGTTATACGGACATGGCTTATTCGGCGGCGCTTCTTCTGGGATATGAACTTCCGGAAAACTTTCGAATGCCTTTTACGGCGAGAAGTATCACGGAGTATTGGAGGAGATGGCATATCACTCTTTCCACTTGGCTCCGGGACTACGTCTACATCTCGTTAGGTGGAAATCGCGCCGGCGCATTTCGTCATAGATTCAATCTTTGGTTTACGATGTTTATCGCAGGATTTTGGCACGGAGCCAACTGGACTTTTATCGTTTGGGGAAGTTGTCAGGGAACCCTTCTTTTGATCGAAGCAATGTACGGAAGTATTAAGGAAAAACACTTTCCCCATTTTCGATTGCTTCCGGAGAAGTTCCTGGCTCCGATACAAATCTTTTTGGCAAATTTTGTTTCTGTCGCTGTTGGAACCTGTTTTCGCGCAGAATCTCTTATGAAAGAATGGATCATGGTAAAGAGAATGTTTCTTTTTACCGAGGGTGGTTTACGTCCCTACATGTTGAAAACCGGAATTCCGGTGATCATCGCGGTCTTTGTAGGGCAGTGGCTCGGTTATCTAATATTTGAAAAAAAGAAAAGCTGGAATATTCCGGTTTGGTTCGAGTTTGCATTCTATCCGATTTTATTCGTTGGGTTGGCTCTTCTGACTCCGGATCTAGAAGTCCCTTTTATCTACTTTCAGTTTTGA
- a CDS encoding PilZ domain-containing protein: protein MSGNPDQQPRSHRYYPGVYADYIIQIEFGLITIHAKLGNISETGICLIFNGEDLEPTEPVYGSVIEKKTSRRLEFEGDIVWSGPETIDHKLRYVYGIRFRMPMILTETLVLINLSLQDP, encoded by the coding sequence ATGTCCGGAAACCCTGATCAACAACCGAGAAGCCATCGATACTATCCGGGTGTCTATGCGGACTATATCATACAAATCGAATTCGGTTTAATCACAATTCATGCGAAGTTAGGAAATATTTCGGAAACGGGGATTTGTCTTATATTTAACGGGGAAGATTTGGAGCCGACGGAACCGGTGTATGGATCGGTCATCGAGAAAAAGACCTCGAGACGTCTCGAGTTTGAAGGCGATATCGTATGGTCCGGTCCGGAGACGATCGATCATAAACTGAGATATGTCTACGGAATTCGTTTTCGAATGCCTATGATTCTTACGGAAACGCTGGTTCTGATCAATCTCTCATTGCAGGATCCTTAA
- a CDS encoding RNA polymerase sigma factor, translating into MDQKQITPKKPTLREIEIGLLKKIKEGDDEAYIQLVNPFRERLFRKAISMVKDGDDAEDIVQDALISGYRSIRNFRAESGVYTWLYRIVVNKSKDLLAKRKRAKENSMDDKEYQVTDERVGFEKKIELSDESNYLISKINELEDLYKEVIELRYFEEMSYAEIAEVLGTNVGTVKSRLFKAKEFLKHLILQDGKGEGYFR; encoded by the coding sequence ATGGACCAAAAACAAATCACCCCTAAAAAACCAACTTTGCGGGAAATCGAAATCGGCCTTCTTAAAAAAATCAAAGAGGGTGATGACGAAGCCTATATTCAACTCGTGAATCCATTTCGGGAAAGACTTTTTCGAAAGGCCATCTCCATGGTCAAAGACGGAGATGACGCGGAGGATATCGTTCAAGACGCATTGATTTCAGGATACCGTTCCATCCGCAATTTCCGAGCCGAATCCGGAGTCTATACCTGGTTGTATCGGATCGTCGTGAACAAATCGAAGGACTTGTTAGCGAAACGGAAACGAGCTAAAGAGAATTCCATGGACGATAAGGAATATCAGGTCACGGATGAGAGGGTTGGTTTCGAAAAAAAAATTGAACTTAGTGATGAGTCCAACTATCTAATTAGCAAAATCAACGAGTTGGAAGATCTCTACAAAGAGGTCATCGAACTGAGATATTTCGAGGAAATGTCCTACGCGGAGATCGCAGAAGTTCTGGGGACGAACGTAGGAACCGTAAAGAGCAGGCTCTTTAAGGCGAAAGAATTTCTAAAACATTTGATTTTACAAGACGGCAAGGGTGAAGGATACTTCAGGTAG
- a CDS encoding LIMLP_12425 family protein, protein MKRLQSKFKVPLFLRKEDGDLLKIENSLVKTMSELRKKELSSILLSEEFSLRLKNQLQQIQPEPERGWERIRENVLSNRGLQLSFSAALALAIVFVSYNRFQTSTSPIRTERSGTVFGQNESGNFKDIPSSGSFQAELDAVLLKQIPANAEAKKTLDSLQRYFSEKGDLRTAEELGKILEMTQGK, encoded by the coding sequence ATGAAACGTTTACAATCAAAATTCAAGGTTCCGCTCTTTCTGAGAAAAGAGGACGGGGATCTCCTCAAGATAGAGAATTCTCTCGTAAAGACGATGTCCGAACTCAGAAAAAAAGAACTCAGCTCGATTTTGCTGAGTGAAGAATTCTCCCTCCGATTGAAAAACCAACTCCAACAAATACAACCCGAACCCGAAAGAGGATGGGAAAGAATCCGAGAAAACGTTCTTTCCAACCGTGGTTTACAACTTTCTTTCTCTGCCGCTTTGGCATTGGCAATCGTATTCGTCTCCTACAATCGCTTTCAGACATCCACTTCACCGATACGAACGGAAAGATCCGGAACCGTATTCGGCCAAAATGAATCCGGTAATTTTAAGGATATTCCCTCTTCAGGCTCTTTTCAGGCGGAACTCGACGCGGTTCTTCTGAAACAAATTCCGGCGAACGCAGAAGCCAAAAAAACCTTGGATTCGCTTCAGAGATATTTTTCCGAAAAGGGAGATCTGAGAACCGCGGAAGAATTAGGCAAAATTTTAGAGATGACCCAGGGAAAGTAA
- a CDS encoding tetratricopeptide repeat protein, whose translation MSFSRKLEEANQYLSDGDFEKAKKNFDSLLNEDPEHPEVIAGFFIASYWDNRLDRIHNAKEGRERSHLLVQYFSEFQNAFELKKFAGTSSFRCISESVLSEAVDQLKISVQREGLHFQDPSALLGLIRELIRFRDYRNALEILNYASSVERNSPEFLYLRAESLFQTGEERRALILFREAFLKDPTAAPLSVIKSEPILNWIETLKSSYQEESDLKEVLPVVLAERGIFEETRNYSEKELLEYYKNLIRLKDTLNSRKDLYDFKIRCRILQHACLILDVCRGMQYSEIFQESKRILDSVDPGFFQRRQDGIRK comes from the coding sequence ATGTCCTTTTCCCGAAAATTAGAAGAAGCGAATCAATATCTTTCCGATGGAGATTTTGAAAAGGCAAAGAAGAATTTTGATTCTCTCTTAAACGAAGATCCCGAGCACCCGGAGGTGATCGCCGGATTCTTCATCGCATCGTATTGGGACAATCGACTGGATCGAATTCACAACGCAAAAGAAGGAAGGGAAAGAAGTCATCTTCTTGTTCAATATTTTTCGGAGTTCCAGAACGCCTTCGAACTCAAAAAATTTGCTGGGACCTCTTCGTTTCGTTGTATTTCGGAATCGGTTCTATCCGAAGCTGTGGATCAACTGAAAATTTCGGTTCAAAGAGAAGGTTTACATTTTCAGGATCCGTCCGCGCTCTTGGGACTCATTCGGGAATTGATCCGTTTTCGGGATTATAGAAACGCGCTCGAAATTTTGAACTACGCTTCTTCGGTGGAAAGAAATTCTCCCGAGTTTCTTTATCTTCGCGCAGAATCGCTTTTTCAAACCGGAGAAGAAAGAAGGGCTCTCATCTTGTTTCGGGAAGCGTTTCTCAAAGATCCTACCGCCGCCCCACTTTCGGTGATCAAGTCGGAACCGATTCTGAACTGGATAGAAACCCTAAAAAGTTCCTACCAAGAAGAATCCGATTTAAAAGAAGTGCTTCCGGTCGTCCTCGCAGAAAGAGGAATCTTTGAAGAGACCAGAAATTATTCCGAAAAAGAACTCTTAGAATATTATAAAAACTTAATCCGCCTAAAAGATACTCTGAATTCCAGAAAAGATCTCTACGATTTCAAAATCCGTTGTAGAATCCTCCAGCACGCCTGTCTGATTTTGGACGTTTGCCGAGGTATGCAATACAGCGAAATCTTTCAAGAATCAAAGAGAATCTTGGATTCTGTCGATCCCGGTTTTTTTCAAAGAAGACAGGATGGAATTCGGAAATAA
- the hpf gene encoding ribosome hibernation-promoting factor, HPF/YfiA family, protein MKINYNWKNVDHSKAAEEYADSKLDRVSKYLHSVQSFEISFEMIHGEVSANLNLHGDGNKFNAQNSNKDIYACIDGLEDKIVKQVSKHHDKKATH, encoded by the coding sequence ATGAAAATAAATTATAATTGGAAGAATGTAGATCATTCGAAAGCCGCCGAAGAATATGCAGATAGTAAATTGGATCGTGTTTCAAAATATCTCCATTCCGTTCAATCGTTCGAGATATCCTTCGAAATGATTCATGGAGAAGTGAGTGCAAATCTCAATCTGCACGGAGACGGAAATAAATTCAACGCACAAAATTCTAACAAAGATATCTACGCTTGCATCGACGGTTTGGAAGATAAGATCGTAAAACAAGTCAGCAAACACCACGATAAGAAAGCCACTCACTGA
- a CDS encoding tetratricopeptide repeat protein: protein MNKFITVALFLSIFTGLYAIPEAQKVEEELIKFTPENEIQLANKLSALGSLKQKVRDYNSAIELYNKSLTVREKIGEKESSGYALVLYLKSISEFRQGKSCQALENIKNVISIYQKIGDIDAALNAEEEAYKKYQEACSIHMENVANAQ from the coding sequence ATGAACAAGTTTATAACAGTTGCTCTCTTTTTAAGCATTTTTACTGGACTTTACGCGATCCCAGAAGCTCAAAAGGTCGAGGAAGAGCTTATTAAGTTTACACCGGAGAATGAAATCCAACTCGCAAACAAGCTGAGTGCCCTGGGAAGTCTCAAACAAAAAGTGAGAGATTACAACTCAGCGATTGAACTCTATAACAAATCCCTCACAGTTCGTGAAAAAATAGGAGAGAAAGAATCTTCCGGATACGCTCTGGTTCTTTATCTCAAATCCATCTCCGAGTTTCGCCAAGGAAAATCCTGCCAAGCTCTGGAAAACATTAAGAACGTAATTTCAATTTATCAAAAAATCGGGGATATCGACGCGGCCCTCAATGCGGAAGAAGAAGCCTATAAAAAATACCAAGAAGCTTGTTCCATCCACATGGAGAACGTTGCGAACGCGCAATAA
- a CDS encoding acyl-CoA thioesterase: protein MPKPIRYQYSYSQKVAWGDMDAFGHVNHVVYAKYFENARANYFSDLKLWDSPDRPSTGGPVITHIEVDYRKQVRYPEVLDITLQVDSVTSRSFHISCTMWNQEGECVATAKGEFLWFNFATQKPTQLPEVYKTLFFQRQT, encoded by the coding sequence ATGCCAAAGCCGATTCGTTATCAATACAGTTACTCTCAGAAAGTCGCTTGGGGAGATATGGATGCTTTTGGGCACGTGAATCACGTAGTCTATGCCAAGTATTTTGAGAACGCGAGGGCCAATTACTTTTCCGATTTGAAACTCTGGGATTCACCGGATCGTCCCTCGACCGGCGGACCCGTCATCACTCATATCGAAGTCGATTATAGAAAACAGGTTCGTTATCCGGAAGTTTTGGACATCACCTTGCAAGTCGATTCCGTTACTTCCCGCTCCTTTCACATCTCTTGTACGATGTGGAATCAAGAAGGAGAATGTGTTGCGACTGCAAAGGGAGAGTTTCTCTGGTTCAACTTTGCGACTCAAAAACCGACACAACTTCCGGAAGTCTATAAGACTCTTTTTTTCCAAAGGCAAACCTAA
- a CDS encoding DoxX family protein encodes MLETLFSTNSDLGPFLLRVVLGLVLFPHGAQKLFGWFGGYGFKGTMGYFTGTAGLPAIVAFLVIIGESLGSVALLFGLLTRFTALSIAIIMLGAALLVHRENGFFINWFGAQKGEGYEFHLLAIGAALALVFTGAGAFSLDAWILSLL; translated from the coding sequence ATGTTAGAAACACTTTTTTCCACAAATTCCGATCTGGGCCCCTTTCTTCTGAGGGTGGTATTAGGGCTCGTACTCTTTCCGCACGGAGCGCAAAAACTCTTCGGATGGTTCGGCGGATACGGATTCAAAGGAACCATGGGTTATTTTACGGGGACCGCGGGACTTCCTGCGATCGTGGCTTTCCTAGTCATCATCGGCGAATCTCTCGGTTCCGTCGCGCTCCTGTTTGGACTTCTCACTCGTTTTACTGCGTTGAGCATCGCGATCATTATGTTAGGAGCGGCCCTTTTGGTTCACAGAGAAAACGGCTTCTTTATCAACTGGTTCGGTGCGCAAAAAGGAGAAGGATACGAATTTCATCTTCTTGCGATCGGTGCCGCATTGGCCCTGGTTTTTACGGGTGCAGGTGCTTTTTCCTTGGACGCATGGATCCTAAGTTTACTTTAG
- a CDS encoding C69 family dipeptidase: MCDTFLATPSFTGNGSMIFGKNSDREPNEAQALLRVPSRTGEKETQCTYIKVPSVKETQEVILSKPFQMWGAEMGANSSGVVIGNEAVFTKIPFEKKNQGLTGMDLLRLALERSKNAETARETILQLLEQFGQDACGGYSNSSFYYHNSFLIADSQDAFVLETAGKFWAWKRIEGFYSISNGLTLEDNFDAIHPRAIEFALKEGWLKKGEPFSFRKVFSDSFFTFFSKCKLRRARTASMGESGKGTFGPREAMEILRQEGEPGNSHSFYPSSSDMGSVCLHATGPITPNGTTGSFVAELKNETSKNRFWFTGTAIPSISLFLPAGFPGTSFLEKNFEQPSAFLDTSLWWTHEKFYREIQRFYPDAKKLVQPRIASLEEEWFQELSKLEKNSNPSKEIDLLSEKAGRVALQEYRFWNANLLNELKKKHPKKAFAPFYNLQWSSWNRKVGISVS; the protein is encoded by the coding sequence ATGTGTGATACATTCTTAGCGACTCCTTCCTTTACGGGCAACGGGTCTATGATTTTTGGTAAGAATTCCGATCGAGAACCCAACGAAGCCCAAGCCCTTCTTCGTGTTCCTTCTCGCACGGGAGAAAAAGAGACGCAGTGCACGTATATCAAGGTTCCGAGCGTGAAAGAAACGCAGGAAGTGATTTTATCAAAACCATTTCAGATGTGGGGAGCGGAAATGGGCGCCAATTCTTCCGGTGTCGTCATCGGTAACGAGGCGGTCTTTACAAAAATCCCATTTGAAAAAAAGAATCAAGGTCTCACTGGAATGGACCTTCTTCGGTTGGCTTTGGAACGAAGTAAAAATGCGGAGACCGCAAGAGAAACCATTCTTCAACTTTTGGAACAGTTCGGCCAGGATGCCTGCGGCGGTTATTCGAATTCTTCCTTTTATTATCACAATAGTTTTTTGATCGCGGATTCTCAAGACGCCTTTGTACTCGAGACAGCCGGTAAGTTCTGGGCTTGGAAGAGAATCGAAGGTTTTTATTCGATCTCGAACGGACTTACTTTGGAGGATAACTTCGATGCGATTCATCCTCGTGCGATCGAGTTTGCTCTGAAGGAAGGTTGGTTGAAAAAGGGAGAACCCTTTTCGTTTCGTAAAGTATTCTCGGATTCCTTTTTTACTTTTTTCAGCAAATGTAAACTCCGTCGAGCGCGGACCGCTTCTATGGGAGAATCCGGAAAAGGAACATTCGGACCTCGAGAAGCGATGGAAATTCTGAGACAAGAAGGTGAGCCGGGGAATTCCCATTCTTTTTATCCTTCTTCTTCCGATATGGGTTCCGTTTGTCTTCACGCGACCGGACCGATTACGCCTAACGGTACTACGGGTTCTTTTGTGGCAGAGTTGAAAAACGAAACTTCTAAAAATCGTTTCTGGTTTACAGGAACTGCGATTCCCTCGATTTCTCTTTTTCTTCCTGCGGGTTTTCCCGGAACCAGTTTTTTAGAGAAGAATTTCGAACAACCGAGCGCGTTCTTGGATACCTCTCTTTGGTGGACTCACGAAAAATTTTATAGAGAGATTCAGCGTTTTTATCCGGACGCAAAAAAATTGGTTCAACCCAGAATCGCTTCTCTGGAAGAAGAATGGTTTCAAGAACTTTCCAAATTGGAAAAGAATTCCAATCCTTCCAAAGAAATCGATCTTTTGAGCGAAAAGGCAGGTCGAGTGGCTCTTCAGGAATATCGTTTTTGGAACGCGAATTTGTTAAACGAATTAAAAAAGAAACATCCCAAGAAGGCCTTCGCGCCGTTTTACAACCTGCAATGGTCCTCTTGGAATCGGAAAGTCGGAATCAGCGTTTCTTAG
- a CDS encoding TerC family protein: protein MELLTPDKIIAILTLTLMEIVLGIDNIVFLSIVAGKLPKNQQAKARNLGLTLALGFRIGLLFAVTWIASLTNALFTVFDFAISGRDLIMLGGGLFLIAKSTSEIHGKIEGAEDGHSGSEKEKVSFWGVIVQLILLDIIFSVDSIVTAVGLSGHFEVMVIAVILSMIVMLIFSGAVSDFINEHPTMKILALSFLIMIGAMLFADGLHFHIPKGYVYFSMAFSLGVELINLRIRKSASKKR from the coding sequence ATGGAACTCCTGACTCCCGATAAGATCATCGCAATCCTAACCTTAACCCTCATGGAAATCGTCCTTGGAATCGATAACATCGTATTCCTATCCATCGTCGCCGGGAAACTTCCCAAAAATCAACAGGCTAAGGCGAGAAATTTAGGACTTACGCTTGCCCTTGGATTTAGAATCGGACTTCTCTTTGCGGTCACTTGGATCGCCTCGCTCACAAACGCACTCTTCACCGTATTTGATTTTGCGATCTCCGGAAGAGATCTTATCATGTTAGGCGGGGGACTTTTCCTCATCGCGAAGAGCACGAGCGAAATTCACGGAAAGATAGAAGGAGCCGAAGACGGACATTCCGGATCCGAGAAAGAAAAAGTTTCCTTTTGGGGAGTGATCGTACAACTCATTCTCTTGGACATTATTTTCTCGGTGGATTCCATCGTAACGGCAGTCGGCTTATCCGGACATTTCGAAGTGATGGTAATCGCCGTCATTCTTTCGATGATCGTGATGTTGATTTTCTCGGGCGCGGTCAGCGATTTTATCAACGAACACCCGACGATGAAAATTCTTGCGCTTTCGTTTTTGATCATGATCGGAGCGATGTTGTTTGCGGACGGGCTTCACTTTCACATCCCGAAAGGTTACGTCTATTTCTCTATGGCTTTCTCTCTCGGAGTCGAACTCATTAATTTAAGAATCCGCAAATCCGCATCTAAGAAACGCTGA
- a CDS encoding SelL-related redox protein — protein sequence MEFLPEVFRTKEVSGIHLRAKTILPCLPPRLSLLVFLRHSGCIFSREAVQDLREISESCLSFPPILFFFPGELEEAKEFFRGIWEDASVVADSKVEFYQNLGLKNATLVQLAGPEVLIGTARATLKGLFYGIPGRNSLRLPGAFLVVKDRIVWEHQYRHIGDHPDWRNLPGVTLIPGAEFGPDVMPA from the coding sequence ATGGAGTTTCTTCCGGAAGTTTTTCGAACCAAAGAGGTGAGCGGAATTCATCTGCGTGCCAAGACGATTCTTCCTTGTCTGCCTCCTCGTCTGAGCCTTCTCGTCTTTCTGAGACATTCCGGTTGTATCTTTAGCAGAGAAGCCGTTCAAGATCTCAGAGAAATTTCCGAGTCTTGTCTTTCTTTTCCTCCGATTCTTTTTTTCTTTCCCGGAGAATTAGAAGAGGCTAAGGAATTTTTCCGAGGGATTTGGGAAGACGCTTCGGTCGTAGCCGATTCGAAGGTTGAATTCTATCAGAATCTAGGTTTAAAAAATGCGACTCTGGTCCAGTTAGCGGGTCCCGAAGTTTTGATCGGAACGGCAAGGGCCACTCTCAAAGGCCTTTTTTATGGGATTCCCGGAAGGAATTCTCTGCGACTGCCCGGAGCCTTTTTGGTCGTAAAGGATCGAATCGTCTGGGAACACCAATACAGACATATCGGAGATCATCCCGACTGGAGAAATCTTCCCGGGGTCACTCTGATTCCCGGTGCGGAATTCGGTCCGGACGTGATGCCTGCATAA